In a genomic window of Bemisia tabaci chromosome 1, PGI_BMITA_v3:
- the zfh2 gene encoding zinc finger homeobox protein 3 isoform X1, translating to MPSPSSGVATSVDSPPSSKRRKKREGGEGIMSPEDETTASPPAGLIAGREEEERRVSSPPSGSKFLDDQKTDTSIEDSSTAVTATAAMIQRGAYDDATSTDDEKDKASFASRKCPTKESFADDSWGTSDVEKFDGKIVYNPDGSAYIIEDSELSEDDAELPQIIGDGCIVDGPGVNLSQVQALPQIANAFYVSRNPALYTALYGGYANKLVHDKKIVPEAPIMHSYRVYTVRDNRGGDCNEKLEEKKQNDCSSVPVKPILMCFICKLSFGYAKSFVAHAMGDHNVVLRDDEKDILGHKNASAIIQCVGKEKEPLVSFLEPLSPVIGTATSTSTSTTTTDGKSSQLLRRSSSPGYSEAESQNVPKDPVPSAVDGSSEFDDEKVCAESLVVHQRDSSPKPVHTHNVPETLVSLPQNGSCVNMIKDNISSSSSSSSNRNNIITSVSSLSGRESSGLNCVMDLTRKSPISASAAQTGNAGGRGSSSPGASPSPGTTLSPLLSSAVPYPQPPPNFLTGTTIGVCPDHMGGRPSGVECAKCELILSSSRLGGVGGPLAGMHSRNSCKTLKCPKCNWHYKYQETLEIHMKEKHPETETSCIYCIAGQPHPRLARGETYTCGYKPYRCEVCNYSTTTKGNLSIHMQSDKHLNNMQELQNGGGGNSERLQQTPPPSQHKPTAASPVSGGAHHPGHSPISSQQSQKPKPTFRCDVCNYETNVARNLRIHMTSEKHTHNMMVLQQNVKHMQTLSAIQQSHHQQQLGFESLLHFHPGLAIPGGDKPPHAEAAMADMAYNQALLIQMMTGGQLPPHLPPELAPHMDMGLNPETMEPPPEPADPNPDHLFHCCVCNNFSTDSLEALTHHLAADRTKIREQEILAVVAGHYVCKLCTYKTNLKANFQLHCKTDKHLQRLQHVNHVKEGGPRNEWKLKYLSSPGGVQVRCHACDYYTNSAHKLQLHSAGQRHEVSSLLFRHIRESDGNVYRCNLCGFSSRARLPLLQHARSMKHLQMEQLHQLQRRSEGKEMHADISEVFQVLNQPTTDSDFEQEQKDGGSDVGSRGEREDKLDLKELNNAAAMMQFALEHQMMQQKANEEEQQQRSNSENEHACPYCNYATNSEMRLQAHVLAQHQSDRPQSAASSCSNSPSKDFLCPLCQDSFKDKVQLEKHVMQIHSVNSEGLQRLLMLVDQSHWLNSTARPSSQQLTPPGHHLSPSSVASSGSKDLEKHSETNSRCDPDDRDESHNLSSSEDQCDSDENRCHTCSKNFRNLDELYTHQNESGHLEIKQTPSGPGYLCWKKGCNQYFPSANSLQMHFREIHSTMSRSGSLGQNSVSTVSISEKHVYKYRCNQCSLAFKTMEKLQLHSQYHLIRDATKCVLCGRSFRSISALHKHVESSHTELSEDELNAYKQSLMNNPLILANISGQVLDPSTNELLKKESMRGEEEMEVDESPCKESGEDGGPGNDGENSDDSIIYKEQQFLEDYLNSQAIAEDTYNDPNRKYKCHRCKVAFTRQGYLTSHNKTLLHRKGEKLSYPMEKYLDPNRPYKCDVCKESFTQKNILLVHYNSVSHLHKLKRAMQEQQNNNNNNNNNNNNNINSAAISPHAAAAALAASLGVSPPASLLLAQKANLISEDDDKKPFKCNICKVAYTQGSNLDIHLRSVLHQTRASKLQDLALSGQIDLSKPLIEQPEPQKVQDQHKKLMQDILSIASSPKQQTSPSPGSGVANQVPSPNQGINIVPSTAASSATSVPTSLTNSSPTNQTSVIPSSPSKHGMLSCQRCSALFANQDQLNTHQQLYCLFGSPMSMFHPLPTPPHSSANTTLQSPRQTPPPMPLTPFSDEPLTRIIQAKKSSHMYKHLLESFGFDLVMQFNENHQRRQKKEKEENEKLLAELNAANAANAEQEAEVKVEEDVKEVDMPSETKIDDDVKQENDPSTVTNLPEVSKSTCQHCDKEFSSVWVLKAHCEEVHKDLVPLDFLEKYALQIKNEYEKKVVPTTSTPPSTTTTSSVMNTPSTISSGAVTTSSPDITPEKDLDDSKEELQAKLTPKESQHSTSQLENPNAPSTPTAPSTPASSTDSIPPNMNASTPSSQGGPMPMNIAQQMNEMQAALNAMAASQLQQQLQQFNPMMMGMAGLGMGLPLGLNMPALAAMNLQPPLVPMMMPPPPFEPMVGGQNPLFSPATDASSLMAKQQQQLLQHQQQAAQATANASQQKRARTRITDDQLKILRAHFDINNSPSEEQIHEMAAQSGLPPKVIKHWFRNTLFKERQRNKDSPYNFNNPPSTTLNLEEYEKTGEAKVMPLPSAEKFTNEETNPVNKVADAPKEQSSARSCTPNPPTSASQGKRKQQQSQQMPNSSNFLPQSLQQVIKKEPADIKIEPEDDFHKSMDFQHGKMVPLNLESLEKHQSEAQSLFDAKSPLNFQQNFREHHRDSPPLSPSMSERLNMSMASSGGRSSPENLTLTSIINSQLGPNAITTSHANSTTMTVSSANNMLPPKIAPSNFTSPNQLQTSPNPGAMVPAARSLSPARSLGSNDCFNPSLLSGVGGNSNGSNSSSGSTGKRANRTRFTDYQIKVLQEFFENNAYPKDDDLEYLSKLLTLSPRVIVVWFQNARQKARKVYENQPPVELSPGLDETGAGRFQRTPGLNYQCKKCLLVFQRYYELIRHQKTHCFKEEDAKRSAQAQAAAAQIAAVLSSEDSNSSTVEQNQQSQQLRETATSSNPPTPAAPTTPTPSLSMYPPSPAPPSTPTPENKDTSFQCDNCNLVFPRFELWREHQLVHIMNPNLFPSYPPDSPFGILQQHAQMQQQQQQQQQQQQHQQQQQQNQQQSQQHQSPSPAQQNPNMMVPGFDQSVNQTSPSPHPFLSMLNASKRKFEEYDFMCDRDGEQPKDKRLRTTILPEQLDYLYQKYQVESNPSRKMLENIAREVGLKKRVVQVWFQNTRARERKGQFRAHSQVINKRCPFCPALFKVKSALESHLTTKHPEQCGRGEINIDSLPDEELSVDSAQSFQNNQMNELSSKFEGAQNMVPPMFQGGADMENFKKYYEESVKRYISELQSHQLQNGGPITENLRKGDGETTVTGETPLDLSKPVDLSRPLKMSFDERHGDNDMSDDDSMSETTDFMDGDESNPVSPASSTQSNQMNKSGTVNNSKRYRTQMTSLQVKVMKSLFSDYKTPTMSECEMLGREIGLPKRVIQVWFQNARAKEKKYKLATGKTNEEEDGQKAAEECKFCQFKYSHKYSVQDHIFTKKHIDMVKAYLEARLSQKELNSGHVSDGEFTIPPAPDSAVNHNNNSSSPNQQQLAQLQILQMSQAMALAAAKDPSSLTPEDVALLHQLYGLGLPQGLPLHPALISAAAAAGSGSGGHVGVGGDGRGRRDVGGDAGTPIAELQLSPKALQKVVNSSESDASVSEVVINADDSEPEDAELENCETAKKTMGLVCKKCKLAFPEEPAIIEHLKSSDCNCGVVRLVQCDFLCKRCDARFPGVGEWRAHFAQSHRAPNLSDEMEDVVNQITALAAKAAAADSNANLFCAPPQGPEPKSKLFVTPNSVPVPSTGK from the exons ATGCCCTCTCCCagcagcggcgtcgcgacgtcAGTAGACAGCCCGCCGTCCAGCAAGAGACGGAAGAAACGCGAGGGGGGAGAAGGGATCATGAGTCCTGAAGACGAAACGACGGCCTCGCCCCCGGCTGGCCTCATCGCTggaagagaagaggaagaacgAAGAGTCTCTTCACCACCGTCCGGTAGTAAGTTCCTTGATGACCAAAAAACTGATACTAGCATAGAAGACAGCTCGACGGCGGTGACGGCGACGGCCGCCATGATTCAACGCGGTGCCTACGACGACGCCACCTCGACGGACGACGAGAAGGACAAGGCCTCGTTTGCCTCCCGTAAGTGTCCAACGAAGGAGTCCTTCGCCGACGATTCGTGGGGCACCAGCGACGTTGAGAAATTTGACGGTAAGATAGTCTACAACCCGGACGGTTCTGCCTACATCATCGAGGACAGCGAACTCAGTGAAGATGACGCCGAGCTACCCCAGATCATCGGGGACGGTTGCATCGTCGACGGACCCGGTGTAAATCTCTCTCAGGTGCAAGCTTTGCCGCAGATAGCCAATGCGTTCTATGTGTCTAGGAATCCAGCTCTGTACACGGCACTCTACGGAGGCTATGCGAACAAGCTAGTGCACGACAAAAAGATAGTTCCTGAAGCGCCGATAATGCACAGTTATCGGGTGTACACAGTTCGAGACAACCGGGGCGGCGATTGCAACGAGAAGCTCGAAGAAAAGAAGCAGAACGACTGTTCTTCTGTTCCTGTTAAACCTATTCTAATGTGTTTTATTTGTAAGCTGTCTTTTGGGTACGCCAAGTCTTTCGTAGCCCACGCTATGGGCGACCATAACGTTGTGCTGAGGGATGACGAGAAGGATATTCTCGGTCACAAGAATGCGTCGGCCATCATTCAGTGtgtaggaaaagaaaaagaacctCTAGTCTCATTTCTGGAACCTTTGTCACCCGTCATAGGAACGGCGACTTCGACTTCGACGTCAACGACTACGACGGATGGGAAATCGAGCCAGCTATTACGTAGGTCATCTTCTCCTGGTTACAGTGAAGCAGAATCTCAAAATGTTCCTAAAGACCCGGTGCCGAGCGCGGTGGACGGTTCCTCGGAGTTTGATGATGAAAAAGTGTGCGCGGAAAGTTTAGTGGTGCATCAACGTGATTCATCGCCAAAACCTGTCCATACTCATAATGTTCCTGAGACGTTAGTCTCCCTACCTCAAAACGGTAGTTGTGTTAATATGATTAAAGATAATATTTCAAGTAGCAGTAGTTCAAGTAGTAATAGGAACAATATCATTACAAGTGTTAGTAGTCTGAGCGGTAGAGAATCTAGCGGACTCAATTGCGTGATGGACTTAACGCGGAAGAGTCCAATTTCGGCGTCTGCCGCACAGACCGGAAATGCCGGTGGCAGGGGAAGCAGCTCGCCGGGCGCAAGTCCTTCACCGGGTACAACTCTTAGTCCATTACTTTCGTCTGCAGTGCCCTATCCCCAGCCACCCCCGAATTTCCTCACCGGCACAACAATAGGCGTGTGTCCGGACCATATGGGTGGCAGACCCAGTGGCGTCGAGTGCGCTAAATGTGAGCTCATCCTAAGTTCCTCCCGGCTCGGCGGAGTCGGCGGCCCCCTGGCCGGAATGCACTCTCGTAATTCGTGTAAAACTCTCAAATGCCCCAAGTGTAATTGGCATTACAAATATCAAGAAACTCTAGAAATCcatatgaaagaaaaacaccCTGAGACTGAAACATCCTGTATCTATTGTATAGCCGGACAGCCGCATCCGAGGTTAGCCCGAGGAGAAACCTACACCTGCGGTTACAAACCGTACAGGTGTGAAGTGTGCAATTATTCGACGACAACGAAAGGCAACTTGAGTATTCATATGCAATCTGATAAGCATTTGAACAACATGCAAGAGCTTCAGAACGGAGGTGGTGGTAATTCGGAACGGCTTCAGCAAACACCACCACCCTCGCAGCACAAACCTACTGCAGCGAGTCCAGTTTCTGGCGGCGCTCACCATCCAGGCCACTCTCCGATCAGTAGTCAGCAAAGTCAAAAGCCAAAACCGACTTTCAGGTGTGATGTTTGTAATTACGAAACAAACGTCGCCCGGAATCTGAGGATCCACATGACCAGTGAAAAGCACACCCATAACATGATGGTCTTGCAACAAAATGTAAAACATATGCAAACACTCAGTGCAATCCAACAATCACACCATCAACAGCAGCTCGGCTTTGAGTCTTTGCTACATTTCCATCCCGGCTTAGCCATTCCTGGCGGTGACAAACCACCTCATGCTGAAGCAGCAATGGCTGATATGGCATACAACCAGGCCTTACTGATCCAGATGATGACCGGTGGACAGTTGCCACCTCATCTGCCTCCTGAGTTAGCGCCTCATATGGATATGGGTTTGAACCCTGAAACAATGGAGCCTCCTCCTGAACCTGCGGACCCGAACCCGGATCATTTGTTCCATTGTTGTGTGTGCAataatttttcaacggattCCTTAGAGGCGCTCACTCACCATTTAGCTGCTGATCGTACGAAAATTCGAGAGCAAGAAATACTCGCAGTTGTTGCTGGGCATTACGTCTGTAAACTCTGCACTTACAAGACGAATTTGAAAGCAAACTTCCAGCTCCATTGTAAGACGGACAAGCATTTGCAGAGATTGCAACATGTGAACCATGTGAAAGAAGGGGGTCCAAGAAACGAATGGAAACTGAAGTACTTGTCGTCTCCCGGAGGAGTTCAAGTACGGTGTCATGCCTGTGATTATTACACAAACAGTGCACATAAATTACAGCTTCATTCCGCCGGTCAGAGGCACGAAGTTAGCAGTTTACTGTTCAGACATATCCGTGAAAGTGACGGCAACGTATATCGGTGTAACTTATGCGGATTTTCTTCAAGAGCTAGGTTACCTCTTCTTCAACACGCCCGCTCTATGAAACATCTGCAGATGGAGCAGCTTCATCAGCTTCAGAGACGGAGTGAGGGAAAAGAAATGCATGCAGATATTAGCGAAGTCTTCCAAGTTCTAAATCAACCAACAACTGACTCAGATTTCGAACAAG AGCAAAAAGATGGAGGAAGTGACGTGGGAAGCAGAGGGGAGAGAGAGGACAAACTAGACTTGAAGGAATTGAACAACGCAGCAGCAATGATGCAGTTTGCTTTAGAACACCAAATGATGCAGCAAAAAGCGAACGAAGAAGAACAACAGCAGCGGTCCAACTCAGAAAATGAGCATGCGTGCCCGTACTGCAATTATGCAACAAATTCGGAAATGCGTCTGCAAGCTCATGTTTTAGCCCAACATCAATCAGATCGACCTCAGTCAGCAGCATCTTCGTGCTCGAATTCTCCATCCAAGGACTTTCTTTGTCCATTGTGCCAAGATAGTTTTAAAGATAAGGTTCAACTAGAAAAACACGTCATGCAGATTCACAGCGTTAATTCTGAGGGTTTGCAAAGACTTCTGATGTTGGTCGATCAATCGCACTGGTTGAACTCCACAGCCAGGCCATCCTCACAACAGTTAACTCCACCTGGACATCACCTGAGCCCCTCTTCTGTGGCTTCGTCTGGAAGCAAAGATCTCGAGAAACATTCCGAAACAAATTCAAGGTGTGATCCTGATGACAGAGATGAATCTCATAACTTATCTTCCTCAGAGGATCAATGTGATAGCGATGAAAACCGTTGCCATACTTGCTCCAAAAATTTTCGTAATTTGGACGAGCTGTACACTCACCAAAATGAATCTGGTCACTTAGAAATCAAGCAAACTCCTTCAGGGCCCGGCTATTTGTGCTGGAAAAAAGGGTGCAATCAATATTTTCCTAGTGCTAACAGTCTGCAGATGCATTTTCGAGAAATTCACTCAACAATGTCCAGGAGTGGAAGTCTCGGTCAGAACAGTGTATCGACGGTCTCAATATCGGAGAAGCATGTGTACAAATATCGATGTAATCAGTGTAGTCTAGCTTTCAAAACTATGGAAAAGCTTCAGCTTCACTCGCAGTATCATTTGATTCGAGATGCGACCAAGTGCGTTCTATGCGGTAGAAGTTTCCGGTCAATCTCAGCGTTGCACAAGCATGTTGAGTCGTCACACACAGAATTATCGGAGGATGAACTGAATGCGTACAAGCAGAGTCTGATGAATAACCCTCTCATTTTAGCCAACATTAGTGGGCAGGTGCTTGATCCTTCAACAAATGAACTTTTGAAGAAGGAGTCGATGAGAGGTGAGGAAGAAATGGAGGTTGACGAATCTCCCTGCAAAGAATCAGGAGAAGATGGTGGCCCTGGTAACGATGGAGAAAACAGCGATGATTCTATCATTTACAAGGAGCAACAATTTTTAGAAGATTATCTCAATAGTCAAGCAATTGCTGAGGATACTTACAACGATCCAAACCGAAAATACAAGTGTCATCGGTGCAAGGTTGCATTCACTCGACAAGGTTATCTCACAAGCCATAATAAGACTTTGCTTCATCGTAAAGGTGAAAAATTAAGTTACCCCATGGAAAAGTACTTGGATCCCAACAGACCGTACAAATGTGATGTTTGCAAAGAATCATTTACGCAGAAAAACATCCTTCTAGTTCATTACAATTCAGTCAGTCATTTGCATAAATTAAAAAGGGCCATGCAAGAGCAgcaaaataataacaataacaacaacaacaataacaataataacATCAACAGCGCTGCAATATCACCACACGCTGCAGCTGCGGCTCTCGCAGCAAGCTTGGGTGTATCACCGCCAGCAAGTTTGCTCTTAGCTCAAAAAGCAAATCTCATCTCTGAGGATGACGACAAAAAACCATTCAAGTGCAACATCTGTAAAGTTGCATATACTCAAGGGTCCAATCTTGACATTCATTTGCGCTCAGTTTTGCATCAAACCAGAGCATCAAAATTACAAGATTTAGCATTAAGTGGACAAATAGATTTAAGTAAACCTCTTATTGAGCAACCGGAGCCACAAAAGGTTCAAGACCAGCATAAGAAATTGATGCAGGATATCCTTTCCATTGCATCGTCTCCTAAGCAACAAACTTCTCCGTCGCCAGGTAGTGGCGTGGCTAATCAAGTGCCATCGCCCAATCAGGGTAtaaacatagttccttctacTGCTGCCTCTTCCGCCACTTCAGTTCCTACTAGTTTAACGAATTCTTCTCCAACGAATCAAACTTCTGTGATACCTTCGTCGCCTAGCAAACACGGTATGCTGTCCTGTCAGCGATGCAGTGCTTTGTTCGCCAATCAAGATCAACTGAACACTCACCAACAGCTTTACTGCTTGTTTGGAAGTCCGATGTCCATGTTCCATCCACTTCCAACTCCTCCTCACTCTTCGGCGAATACAACTCTGCAATCACCGAGACAAACTCCACCTCCGATGCCTTTAACGCCGTTCAGTGATGAGCCCCTGACTAGGATAATCCAGGCCAAAAAATCCTCTCACATGTATAAACATTTATTGGAAAGTTTTGGTTTTGACCTAGTAATGCAATTTAATGAAAATCatcaaagaagacaaaagaaagaaaaagaagaaaacgaaAAGCTTCTTGCTGAACTAAATGCTGCAAATGCCGCAAATGCGGAGCAAGAAGCTGAGGTCAAAGTCGAAGAGGATGTAAAAGAAGTAGATATGCCCTCAGAGACAAAAATTGACGATGACGTAAAACAGGAAAACGACCCCTCAACCGTGACAAACTTACCAGAAGTCTCAAAATCAACTTGTCAACACTGTGACAAAGAGTTTTCTAGCGTTTGGGTACTGAAAGCACATTGTGAGGAGGTGCACAAAGATTTAGTGCCACTGGACTTTCTCGAGAAGTACGcacttcaaattaaaaatgaatacgAGAAAAAAGTAGTTCCAACCACAAGCACACCACCCTCAACAACTACTACTTCAAGCGTAATGAATACACCAAGCACCATCTCCTCTGGTGCAGTGACGACCTCCAGCCCCGACATCACCCCTGAAAAAGACCTCGATGACAGCAAAGAGGAGCTGCAGGCAAAGTTGACTCCAAAAGAATCGCAGCACAGTACATCTCAGTTGGAGAATCCTAATGCTCCAAGCACTCCAACAGCTCCTTCAACTCCAGCCTCAAGCACAGACTCCATACCTCCTAACATGAATGCATCCACTCCAAGTAGCCAGGGTGGACCGATGCCGATGAACATTGCTCAGCAGATGAACGAAATGCAAGCAGCATTAAACGCAATGGCCGCATCGCAGCTTCAGCAGCAGTTACAGCAGTTTAACCCAATGATGATGGGCATGGCCGGACTTGGTATGGGTCTTCCTCTGGGGCTGAACATGCCAGCACTCGCAGCAATGAACTTGCAACCACCCTTGGTGCCCATGATGATGCCTCCTCCTCCGTTTGAACCCATGGTTGGCGGTCAAAATCCTCTATTTTCACCTGCAACGGATGCCTCGTCCCTCATGGCTAAGCAACAGCAGCAACTGCTGCAACATCAGCAACAAGCCGCTCAAGCAACG gcTAATGCATCACAGCAAAAGAGGGCTCGTACGCGCATCACCGACGATcagctgaaaattctgagggCTCATTTTGATATTAATAACTCTCCGTCCGAAGAACAAATCCATGAAATGGCCGCGCAAAGTGGTCTGCCTCCTAAAGTAATTAAACACTGGTTCAGAAACACTCTTTTCAAAGAAAGACAGCGTAACAAGGACTCTCcttataatttcaataatccccCATCCACGACTTTAAACCTGGAAGAGTATGAAAAAACCGGAGAAGCTAAAGTCATGCCTCTCCCAAGTGCTGAAAAATTTACGAACGAGGAAACAAATCCTGTCAACAAAGTCGCTGATGCTCCCAAGGAGCAGTCCTCAGCCCGCTCATGCACTCCTAACCCGCCTACCTCCGCTTCGCAAGGTAAGAGAAAACAACAGCAATCACAGCAAATGccaaattcttcaaatttcttgCCACAGTCTCTGCAACAAGTGATCAAGAAGGAGCCAGCAGACATTAAAATTGAACCCGAAGATGATTTCCATAAATCTATGGATTTTCAGCATGGCAAAATGGTACCTCTCAATTTAGAATCTCTAGAAAAACATCAAAGTGAGGCTCAGTCCTTGTTTGATGCCAAATCTCCCTTGAATTTCCAGCAAAACTTCAGGGAACACCACAGAGACTCGCCTCCATTGTCGCCAAGCATGAGTGAGAGATTGAACATGAGTATGGCCTCCTCGGGTGGCAGATCCTCACCTGAGAACCTTACTCTTACTTCCATTATAAACTCTCAGTTGGGTCCAAATGCTATCACAACATCTCATGCTAACTCAACAACAATGACTGTCAGCTCAGCTAATAATATGTTGCCGCCAAAAATTGCTCCTTCGAATTTCACATCTCCCAATCAGTTGCAAACGTCGCCAAACCCTGGTGCAATGGTCCCTGCAGCGCGAAGTTTGAGCCCAGCAAGATCTTTGGGTTCAAATGACTGCTTCAATCCATCTCTCCTCTCTGGGGTTGGAGGTAACAGCAATGGTAGCAACTCCTCCAGTGGATCAACTGGAAAGCGAGCCAATCGAACACGTTTTACAGACTACCAAATTAAAGTATTgcaagaattttttgaaaataacgcATACCCAAAAGATGACGATTTAGAGTACCTTTCGAAGTTACTGACCTTGAGCCCGCGAGTCATCGTCGTCTGGTTCCAAAACGCACGTCAAAAAGCTCGGAAAGTTTATGAAAATCAGCCGCCTGTAGAGTTGTCGCCAGGTCTGGACGAAACAGGTGCAGGGCGATTCCAGCGAACGCCCGGTTTAAACTACCAGTGCAAGAAATGTTTATTAGTGTTCCAAAGGTACTACGAACTAATCAGGCATCAGAAGACGCATTGTTTCAAAGAGGAGGATGCAAAACGGTCGGCCCAGGCGCAAGCGGCAGCGGCACAAATTGCCGCCGTGCTGTCGTCGGAAGACTCGAACTCGAGTACAGTTGAGCAGAATCAGCAATCACAGCAATTAAGAGAAACGGCGACATCGAGCAATCCACCAACTCCGGCCGCACCGACCACTCCTACGCCCTCATTATCAATGTATCCTCCATCACCAGCTCCACCTAGCACTCCAACTCCTGAAAACAAAGATACCTCTTTCCAATGTGATAACTGTAATTTAGTGTTTCCGCGATTTGAATTATGGCGGGAGCATCAACTTGTACATATTATGAACCCTAATTTATTTCCCTCCTACCCTCCGGACAGTCCTTTTGGGATCTTGCAGCAACATGCTCAGAtgcagcagcagcaacaacaacaacagcaacagcagcagcaccaacaacagcaacaacagAATCAGCAGCAATCGCAACAGCATCAGTCACCATCACCTGCTCAGCAAAATCCCAACATGATGGTGCCAGGTTTCGATCAGTCTGTCAATCAGACCTCTCCTTCACCACATCCTTTTTTATCCATGTTGAATGCTAGCAAACGCAAGTTCGAGGAATACGATTTCATGTGCGATCGAGATGGTGAGCAGCCGAAAGATAAGAGACTGCGGACTACTATTCTTCCTGAGCAACTAGACTACCTTTACCAGAAGTACCAAGTTGAGTCGAACCCGTCcagaaaaatgcttgaaaatatCGCGAGAGAGGTGGGACTGAAAAAACGAGTGGTCCAAGTATGGTTCCAGAACACACGGGCCCGAGAGCGCAAAGGCCAATTTCGTGCGCACTCTCAAGTGATCAACAAGAGGTGTCCATTCTGCCCCGCgcttttcaaagtaaaatctgCTCTGGAGTCACATCTGACAACGAAGCACCCTGAGCAATGCGGAAGGGGTGAAATCAACATTGACTCATTGCCTGATGAGGAGTTGAGCGTGGACTCTGCACAGTCATTCCAAAACAACCAAATGAATGAGCTGTCCAGCAAATTCGAAGGTGCTCAGAACATGGTTCCACCTATGTTCCAGGGCGGAGCCGACAtggaaaacttcaagaaatattaCGAAGAGTCCGTGAAGAGGTACATTTCCGAGCTTCAGTCCCACCAACTTCAAAACGGAGGGCCTATCacagaaaatttaaggaaaggAGATGGCGAAACGACCGTGACTGGTGAGACGCCTTTGGATTTAAGCAAGCCGGTTGATTTGAGTCGGCCGTTGAAAATGTCATTCGACGAGCGGCACGGTGATAATGATATGAGTGACGATGACAGTATGTCCGAAACCACAGATTTCATGGACGGCGATGAGAGTAACCCGGTTTCCCCAGCGTCGAGTACGCAGAGCAACCAGATGAACAAATCTGGAACCGTCAACAACTCGAAAAGGTATCGAACTCAGATGACCAGTCTTCAGGTCAAAGTTATGAAGTCTTTATTTTCCGACTACAAAACTCCCACCATGTCCGAGTGCGAAATGTTGGGGAGGGAAATCGGACTCCCGAAGCGAGTTATCCAAGTTTGGTTCCAGAACGCTCGAGCCAAGGAGAAGAAATACAAGCTAGCCACCGGAAAAACTAACGAAGAGGAGGACGGCCAAAAGGCGGCGGAAGAGTGCAAATTTTGTCAGTTCAAATACTCGCACAAGTACTCGGTCCAAGACCATATTTTCACCAAAAAGCACATCGATATGGTGAAAGCCTACCTGGAGGCTCGACTTTCGCAAAAAGAGTTGAACTCGGGGCATGTAAGTGACGGAGAGTTCACGATCCCTCCGGCGCCTGATTCAGCTGTCAATCACAACAACAACAGCTCGTCACCAAACCAACAGCAGTTAGCCCAGTTGCAGATCCTTCAAATGTCACAAGCAATGGCTCTTGCA